A single region of the uncultured Cohaesibacter sp. genome encodes:
- a CDS encoding calcium/sodium antiporter: MMMYLYLVGGLVLLLVAGDLLVRGSIAIATRLGIPPLIIGLTIVSFGTSAPELIISIDAAFRGASGIALGNIVGSNITNILLVLGLPALIRVTQCTESGVRSSTAFMMAVSVIFMSLSWDGLLDLRAGIIFLALLGFFLSWTVWTSRQQKSEPNDLIDEEMLEEAPSNLWLAAVFTIVGIIGLPVGGNFAVQGATDIARSWGVSEAAIGLTVVALGTSLPELVTTLVAALRNQAAVAIGNVVGSNIFNILGIMGVTATIIPIQVPEQMIDFDFWIMVATSALMLPIALLRMPITRIRGVGMLLAYGCYITFVFKSGANHAPQLF; encoded by the coding sequence GCTTGTGGCGGGAGACCTTCTCGTTCGTGGTTCCATCGCAATTGCAACGCGACTTGGCATCCCCCCGCTCATAATCGGCCTGACAATTGTGTCTTTCGGCACCTCGGCTCCGGAACTGATCATCTCCATTGATGCCGCCTTCAGAGGCGCGTCTGGCATTGCCCTTGGTAACATCGTCGGCTCAAACATCACCAACATTCTGCTTGTGCTGGGACTGCCTGCCCTCATCCGTGTGACCCAATGCACCGAGAGCGGCGTCCGCTCCAGCACGGCCTTTATGATGGCGGTGTCGGTCATTTTCATGTCCCTGTCTTGGGACGGGCTGCTCGACCTGAGGGCCGGTATCATCTTCCTTGCTTTGCTTGGCTTCTTTCTCAGCTGGACCGTCTGGACATCCCGCCAGCAGAAGAGCGAACCGAACGATCTCATCGATGAGGAAATGCTCGAAGAGGCTCCGTCCAATCTCTGGCTCGCTGCGGTCTTCACCATCGTCGGCATCATCGGCCTGCCCGTTGGCGGCAATTTCGCCGTTCAAGGCGCCACAGATATCGCGCGAAGCTGGGGCGTTTCCGAAGCCGCCATCGGCCTGACCGTAGTCGCCCTTGGCACGTCTCTGCCCGAACTTGTGACCACACTCGTCGCCGCGCTCCGCAATCAGGCAGCAGTCGCGATTGGCAACGTCGTCGGCTCCAACATTTTCAATATCCTCGGGATCATGGGTGTGACGGCAACGATCATTCCGATCCAGGTCCCCGAACAGATGATCGATTTCGATTTCTGGATCATGGTGGCCACCTCGGCTCTGATGCTCCCCATCGCGCTGTTGCGCATGCCCATTACGCGCATTCGCGGCGTGGGCATGTTGCTCGCCTATGGCTGCTATATCACCTTCGTCTTCAAGTCCGGTGCAAACCACGCTCCCCAGCTTTTCTAA